Part of the Atribacterota bacterium genome, GTAGCGATTTTTCATGCTCTGTGCCATTTAGTCTTGGAGGGAAAACATGGTAGGGGATAGGGGTCGTTTGGGGTATACCACTGGGTCCTGCGCCGCAGCCGCTGCCAAAGGGAGTGTTTTGCTTTTACAGGGTATCGAGAGTCAGGTGATTACTATTACTCTTCCTCATGGAGACCTTTTGGCTCTACCGGTGACGTGGCAACGGAGAGAAGGGGATATAGCCTGGACAGCGATTCGTAAAGACGGTGGGGATGATCCCGATGTCACTAACGGCCTTCTTATTGTGGTTTCGGCCCAAAAACAAAAAGAGCACGTAACCATTTTGGGTGGAAAAGGTGTAGGTCGGGTCACCAAACCTGGTCTTCCCGTTCTTCCAGGATTTCCGGCAATTAATCCCGTTCCAGAGAGGATGATTCGAAGAGAGGTTCAGAGCGTGTTGGGTCAAGGAGGTGGAGTGAAGCTTGTGGTGAGCATTCCAGAGGGGGAGAAAGTGGCTTTAAAAACCTTTAATCCCCGTTTGGGGATTGTAGGGGGGCTTTCGATTTTAGGGACCACCGGTATCGTGATACCGCGTTCGGTAGAAGGATTTTTGGGAACGATTCGGGCAGAACTTTCAGTTATTGCCCATCAGGGAGTGCAAGAGGTGATTCTCGTTTTTGGGAATTACGGTCGGGAGTATGCGAGGAAAAAGGGATTTTCTGATGAGTTCATCGTTTCGTGTGGGAATTTTCTAGGTTTTGCTTTGGAGCAGGTCGTTTCTTTTGGTTTTGGGAGGGTGTACCTTATCGGAGAGTTGGGAAAGATGGTGAAAGTGGCAGGAGGGATTTTTCTGCTTGATTCTCGCGTAGCTGATGCCCGAATAGAGATTTTGGCTTCTTTTGCAGCTTTTTTTGGTGTGTCTCAAAAGGCCATAGCGCGTATTTTTGCTGCTTCCCTTACGGGAGAAGTACTCCAGGTTTTGGAGGAGGAGGGCGTTTCGCTTATGGGATTTGGGCACTTTGTTGCCGAGAGGGTTCGAAAGAGGATTGTGGAGTATACTGAGGGGAAAATTCAAGTGGTGATAGAGGTTTTTTCCCTGCAGCGAGGGTTTTTGGGGAAAGCAGAGGGATAACGATGGTGAGCGTGGTG contains:
- the cbiD gene encoding cobalt-precorrin-5B (C(1))-methyltransferase CbiD → MVGDRGRLGYTTGSCAAAAAKGSVLLLQGIESQVITITLPHGDLLALPVTWQRREGDIAWTAIRKDGGDDPDVTNGLLIVVSAQKQKEHVTILGGKGVGRVTKPGLPVLPGFPAINPVPERMIRREVQSVLGQGGGVKLVVSIPEGEKVALKTFNPRLGIVGGLSILGTTGIVIPRSVEGFLGTIRAELSVIAHQGVQEVILVFGNYGREYARKKGFSDEFIVSCGNFLGFALEQVVSFGFGRVYLIGELGKMVKVAGGIFLLDSRVADARIEILASFAAFFGVSQKAIARIFAASLTGEVLQVLEEEGVSLMGFGHFVAERVRKRIVEYTEGKIQVVIEVFSLQRGFLGKAEG